A genome region from Streptomyces antimycoticus includes the following:
- a CDS encoding ABC transporter substrate-binding protein, with product MHSVRHRWAAALLLVPLLTGCFAARDGSPYDAGAGAGGGRLRVAMAFPPAERFSPYGADATLLSRLGVTEGLTRLDGNGGAVPALAESWTRESGGGWVFTLREARFQDGTEVTPAAVAGALTHATHADPAPAALTGVRLTAEAVGERRVRVTTATADSALPLRLSSPSLAILSPKAYRTKAGADKSGADKSGTAEARWGPANGKAAVDPAGTATGPFTLARTGGATRATLHRFDDYWGGLAHASGLDVRFIADGTARTNALRSGEVDIAEAVPVSQAATLDQPTVREVPTARTTALFLNTRSGPFADPAVRAAAREAVDASALAEDVYEGHADTGRGLFGPALTWAAGERPRPTGRPAAKPAGNTALTLATYDNRPELPEVAQVLQQQLRKAGFSVKLEVREYSRLEGDALAGKFDAVVAARNTMLDTGDPVSYLADDFTCDGGYNLARVCDKAVDRAVAEAGARADDAARHRAALAAQTAVLRTDGVVPLVHQRIIHGVGASVRGVILDPYERTLVGTGTRR from the coding sequence ATGCACTCTGTCCGCCACCGGTGGGCCGCCGCGCTGCTGCTCGTCCCGCTGCTCACCGGCTGTTTCGCGGCCCGCGACGGTTCGCCGTACGACGCCGGGGCCGGTGCGGGCGGCGGACGCCTCCGGGTCGCGATGGCCTTCCCGCCCGCCGAGCGCTTCTCCCCGTACGGCGCCGACGCCACCTTGCTCAGCCGGCTCGGGGTCACCGAGGGGCTGACCCGGCTGGACGGCAACGGCGGCGCGGTGCCCGCCCTCGCCGAGTCCTGGACCCGGGAGAGTGGCGGTGGCTGGGTGTTCACCCTGCGCGAGGCGCGGTTCCAGGACGGCACCGAGGTCACCCCGGCGGCGGTGGCGGGCGCCCTCACCCATGCCACCCACGCCGATCCCGCGCCCGCCGCGCTCACCGGGGTCAGGCTCACCGCCGAGGCGGTGGGGGAGCGGCGGGTCCGGGTCACCACCGCCACCGCCGACTCCGCCTTGCCCCTGCGACTGTCCAGCCCGAGCCTGGCCATCCTCTCGCCCAAGGCGTATCGGACCAAGGCCGGTGCGGATAAGTCCGGTGCGGATAAGTCCGGTACGGCGGAGGCGCGTTGGGGCCCGGCGAACGGGAAAGCGGCGGTCGATCCGGCCGGCACCGCCACCGGTCCCTTCACCCTGGCCAGGACGGGCGGCGCCACCCGTGCCACGCTCCACCGCTTCGACGACTACTGGGGCGGCCTCGCCCACGCCTCCGGTCTCGATGTCCGCTTCATCGCCGATGGCACGGCCCGCACCAACGCGCTGCGCAGCGGCGAGGTGGACATAGCCGAGGCCGTCCCGGTCTCCCAGGCGGCCACCCTCGACCAGCCGACCGTCCGTGAGGTGCCCACCGCCCGCACCACCGCCCTCTTCCTCAACACCCGCTCCGGCCCCTTCGCCGACCCCGCCGTCCGCGCCGCCGCCCGCGAGGCCGTGGACGCCTCCGCCCTCGCCGAGGACGTGTACGAGGGGCATGCCGACACCGGCCGCGGCCTGTTCGGCCCGGCCCTCACCTGGGCCGCGGGCGAGCGCCCCCGGCCGACCGGCCGCCCCGCCGCCAAGCCCGCCGGGAACACCGCGCTCACCCTCGCCACCTACGACAACCGGCCCGAGCTGCCCGAGGTGGCCCAGGTGCTGCAACAGCAGCTGCGCAAGGCCGGGTTCAGTGTGAAGCTGGAGGTGCGCGAGTACTCCCGGCTCGAAGGCGACGCCCTGGCCGGGAAGTTCGACGCCGTGGTGGCCGCCCGGAACACCATGCTCGACACCGGCGACCCGGTCTCCTATCTCGCCGACGACTTCACCTGCGACGGCGGGTACAACCTGGCCCGGGTGTGCGACAAGGCCGTGGACCGCGCGGTCGCCGAGGCCGGGGCCCGCGCCGACGACGCGGCGCGCCATCGCGCCGCCCTGGCCGCGCAGACCGCCGTGCTGCGCACGGACGGGGTCGTCCCGCTGGTCCATCAGCGGATCATCCACGGCGTCGGCGCCTCGGTGCGGGGTGTGATCCTCGATCCGTACGAGCGCACGCTCGTCGGCACCGGTACGCGGCGTTGA
- a CDS encoding ABC transporter permease subunit translates to MSGARSTGLSALWRLALAGALLCGIGLLPWLSRTDPARTVLKAREADREPSPELLESLRSQLGLEAAPLTLLGRWLTGLPHGDAGRSWISGTAVTPSVAEALGVSLLLMGGALVVAAVTAGAVCGRTLWLGPRRRAARRGAGPGSGGALFAALPEFLLASVLAAVVGVRLGWLPAVGWYGPRWMVLPSLALGVPAGALLGRVLDDALPGAFAEPWARAAAARGLPARRIARHALRRAVPGVLPNIGLFVVGLTGGAVAVEQVFDIPGLGRLTLQAAIAQDLPMLQAGTLVLVLLAAAAGGLARLAARLSLGPALRDGALPSLHRPYAPSARSVPLLYGALLLAVLVLGALRDPLAVDTAARLTSPSWTHPFGTDALGRDLLARVGHGALSTLALAVAVSAAALVAGVLLGLVPRLSGGLVETVNAVPPVLAGLLVAGAAGRGPYTPALAVAAVAWAPLAAHTSALLRQQRAATHLAATRALGASRRHLLRRHILPAVLPPVVRHALLRLPAAALALASLGFLGLGAQPPSPEWGRLLAENHPYAERAPWTVAPAAALALLGVLAVTASGGVRWPRRRLRIDDGPGRGGD, encoded by the coding sequence CTGAGCGGGGCGCGGTCCACCGGTCTGAGCGCGCTGTGGCGCCTCGCGCTCGCCGGGGCGTTGCTGTGCGGCATTGGGCTGCTGCCCTGGCTGTCCCGCACCGACCCCGCCCGCACCGTCCTCAAGGCGCGCGAGGCCGACCGCGAGCCCAGCCCCGAGCTCCTGGAGTCCCTGCGCTCCCAACTCGGCCTCGAGGCCGCGCCGTTGACGCTGCTCGGCCGGTGGCTCACCGGACTGCCCCACGGCGACGCGGGCCGGTCCTGGATCTCGGGGACCGCCGTGACCCCCTCGGTCGCCGAGGCGCTCGGCGTCTCGCTGCTGCTCATGGGCGGGGCGCTGGTGGTCGCGGCGGTCACCGCGGGCGCGGTGTGCGGGCGCACGCTGTGGCTCGGGCCGCGGCGGCGGGCCGCCCGGCGCGGGGCCGGTCCGGGAAGCGGCGGCGCGCTGTTCGCCGCGCTGCCGGAGTTCCTGCTGGCGTCCGTGCTGGCCGCCGTGGTCGGGGTGCGGCTCGGCTGGCTGCCTGCGGTCGGCTGGTACGGGCCGCGGTGGATGGTGCTGCCCTCGCTCGCCCTCGGCGTCCCCGCGGGCGCCCTGCTGGGCCGGGTCCTGGACGACGCCCTGCCCGGCGCGTTCGCGGAGCCCTGGGCCCGGGCCGCCGCCGCACGCGGGCTGCCCGCCCGGCGGATCGCCCGCCACGCGCTGCGGCGTGCCGTGCCCGGAGTGCTGCCGAACATCGGGCTGTTCGTGGTCGGGCTCACCGGCGGGGCGGTCGCCGTCGAGCAGGTCTTCGACATCCCCGGGCTCGGCCGGCTCACCCTGCAGGCGGCCATCGCCCAGGACCTGCCGATGCTTCAGGCGGGCACCCTCGTCCTCGTCCTGCTCGCGGCCGCCGCCGGAGGTCTCGCCCGGCTCGCGGCCCGGCTGTCGCTCGGGCCTGCGCTGCGCGACGGGGCGCTTCCCTCGCTCCACCGGCCGTACGCGCCGTCCGCCCGCTCCGTTCCGCTGCTCTACGGCGCGCTCCTGCTCGCCGTCCTGGTGCTCGGTGCCCTCCGGGACCCGCTGGCCGTGGACACCGCCGCCCGGCTCACCTCCCCGTCCTGGACACATCCGTTCGGCACCGACGCGCTGGGCCGTGATCTGCTGGCCCGGGTGGGGCACGGCGCGCTGTCCACGCTCGCGCTCGCGGTGGCGGTGAGCGCCGCCGCGCTGGTGGCGGGGGTGCTGCTCGGCCTGGTGCCCCGGCTGTCCGGCGGACTCGTCGAGACCGTGAACGCGGTGCCGCCCGTGCTCGCCGGGCTCCTGGTCGCCGGGGCGGCCGGACGCGGCCCGTACACCCCCGCGCTCGCCGTGGCCGCCGTCGCCTGGGCGCCGCTGGCCGCGCACACCTCCGCCCTGCTGCGGCAGCAGCGCGCCGCCACACATCTCGCCGCCACCCGCGCACTGGGCGCCTCCCGTCGCCATCTGCTGCGCCGCCACATCCTGCCCGCGGTTCTGCCCCCGGTCGTCAGGCACGCCCTGCTGCGTCTGCCGGCCGCGGCGCTCGCCCTGGCCTCACTGGGCTTCCTCGGCCTGGGTGCGCAGCCGCCGTCCCCGGAGTGGGGCCGGCTGCTGGCCGAGAACCATCCCTACGCCGAGCGCGCCCCGTGGACGGTCGCCCCCGCCGCCGCACTGGCCCTCCTGGGCGTCCTGGCGGTGACGGCGTCCGGCGGGGTGCGGTGGCCCCGTCGGCGCCTCCGCATTGACGACGGCCCCGGGCGCGGCGGAGACTGA
- a CDS encoding aldehyde dehydrogenase family protein, translated as MTLHRDLLIDGKDTPAASGRTAEDLNPYTGEVFATVAAAGAADVARAVAAADAAFPAWAELAPFERRRIFLTAADLLESRADRAAEIMAQEAGGTAPWAHFNVGLAANILREAAAAITAPRGEVLSAQEAGALGLAVREPAGVVAAFAPWNAPIILGVRSVAAPLAAGNTVVMKPSEDAPLACGLFVADVLRDAGLPDGVLNVVTNAREDAAEVAEALIADLRVRVVNFTGSTGVGRTIGSLAAQHLKPAVLELGGKNAIIVLDDADVDHAVNAATFGVFMNSGQICMSGDRILVHESLAEEFTAKFTAKVAALPCGDPADPSTVVGPLVAAASARRVAALVKDAVDKGATVLTGGGEPDGAVHPATVLTGVTPDMDIHHAEAFGPVCVVDTFADDDRAVALANATDHGLTCGIITENGTHGLKVARRIRAGIVHINDQSVADEPQAPFGGIKHSGYGRFGGRWGIEAFSDTRWITLATQHAHYPF; from the coding sequence ATGACCCTTCACCGCGACCTGTTGATCGATGGCAAGGACACCCCGGCCGCCTCGGGGCGCACCGCCGAGGACCTCAACCCCTACACCGGTGAGGTGTTCGCCACCGTCGCGGCCGCCGGGGCCGCGGATGTGGCGCGTGCGGTGGCCGCCGCCGACGCCGCCTTCCCGGCCTGGGCGGAGCTGGCCCCGTTCGAGCGCCGTCGGATCTTCCTGACCGCGGCGGATCTGCTGGAGTCGCGCGCCGACCGGGCCGCCGAGATCATGGCCCAGGAGGCCGGAGGCACCGCGCCCTGGGCGCACTTCAACGTGGGCCTGGCCGCGAACATCCTCCGCGAGGCCGCCGCCGCGATCACCGCCCCGCGCGGTGAGGTGCTCAGCGCCCAGGAGGCGGGCGCGCTCGGCCTCGCCGTCCGCGAACCGGCCGGTGTCGTCGCCGCCTTCGCCCCCTGGAACGCGCCGATCATCCTCGGGGTCCGCTCCGTCGCGGCGCCCCTGGCGGCCGGCAATACGGTCGTGATGAAGCCCAGCGAGGACGCCCCGCTCGCCTGCGGGCTCTTTGTCGCCGATGTGCTGCGCGACGCCGGGCTGCCCGACGGCGTGCTCAATGTGGTCACCAACGCCCGTGAGGACGCCGCCGAGGTGGCCGAGGCCCTCATCGCCGATCTGCGCGTACGCGTCGTCAACTTCACCGGCTCCACCGGAGTCGGCAGGACCATCGGCTCACTCGCCGCGCAGCACCTCAAGCCGGCCGTGCTGGAGCTGGGTGGCAAGAACGCCATCATCGTCCTGGACGACGCCGATGTGGACCACGCGGTGAACGCCGCCACCTTCGGCGTGTTCATGAACTCCGGCCAGATCTGCATGTCCGGTGACCGGATACTCGTCCACGAGAGCCTCGCCGAGGAGTTCACCGCGAAGTTCACCGCCAAGGTGGCCGCCCTGCCGTGCGGCGACCCGGCCGACCCGTCCACCGTGGTCGGCCCGCTGGTCGCGGCCGCCTCGGCACGCCGGGTGGCGGCCCTGGTGAAGGACGCGGTGGACAAGGGCGCCACGGTGCTGACCGGTGGTGGCGAACCGGACGGCGCGGTCCACCCGGCGACGGTGCTGACCGGTGTCACCCCGGACATGGACATCCACCACGCCGAGGCGTTCGGGCCGGTGTGCGTGGTCGACACCTTCGCCGACGACGATCGGGCCGTGGCCCTGGCCAACGCCACCGACCACGGCCTGACCTGCGGCATCATCACCGAGAACGGGACCCATGGGCTCAAGGTCGCCCGCCGTATCCGGGCCGGCATCGTGCACATCAACGACCAGTCGGTGGCGGACGAGCCACAGGCCCCGTTCGGTGGCATCAAGCATTCGGGGTACGGGCGGTTCGGCGGCCGCTGGGGCATCGAGGCGTTCAGCGACACCCGGTGGATCACCCTCGCCACCCAGCACGCGCACTACCCCTTCTAG
- a CDS encoding NAD(P)/FAD-dependent oxidoreductase, giving the protein MEKQQVLVLGAGYAGLMAALRLAPHTRVTLVDPSTAFTERVRLHERAAGRPDITHPLDALARRAGIAHVAARATRIDPAARQVTTDDGRRLPYDRLVYALGSRTPDPGERAYTPETAAELHKRLLDGPGELTVVGGGLTGIELAAEIAESQHAWKVRLITGDEVGTGLSAKGRAHVRSTLTGLGVRIEEGRRVAGPEDIDTDAVVWATAMTANTALAEAAGITLDPSGGISVDGALRSVSHPEIYAVGDAAAMTTPAAGHLRMACATALPAGSHAASSIIAETRGRQPEPLRFRFVVQCVSLGRRDGLIQLVRADDSPRERVLRGGLAARTKERVVRSTVSMLRLATRRPGAVPLIPGMS; this is encoded by the coding sequence ATGGAGAAGCAGCAGGTCCTGGTACTCGGCGCGGGCTATGCGGGGCTGATGGCCGCCCTGCGGCTGGCCCCGCACACCCGCGTCACCCTGGTCGATCCGAGCACCGCTTTCACCGAACGGGTCCGGCTGCACGAGCGGGCCGCCGGACGGCCCGACATCACACATCCGCTCGACGCGCTGGCGCGGCGGGCCGGCATCGCCCACGTGGCCGCCCGCGCCACCCGGATCGACCCGGCCGCCCGGCAGGTCACCACCGACGACGGCCGCCGGCTGCCGTACGACCGGCTGGTGTACGCGCTCGGCAGCCGCACCCCCGACCCCGGTGAGCGCGCCTACACCCCGGAGACGGCGGCCGAACTGCACAAGCGGCTGCTGGACGGCCCGGGCGAGCTGACGGTGGTCGGCGGGGGACTCACCGGCATCGAGCTCGCGGCCGAGATCGCCGAGTCCCAGCACGCCTGGAAGGTCCGGTTGATCACGGGCGACGAGGTCGGCACGGGGCTGTCGGCGAAGGGCCGCGCCCATGTCCGTTCAACGCTCACCGGGCTCGGTGTCCGGATCGAGGAGGGCCGCCGGGTGGCGGGCCCCGAGGACATCGACACCGACGCGGTGGTGTGGGCCACCGCGATGACCGCGAACACCGCCCTGGCCGAGGCCGCCGGGATCACCCTCGATCCCAGCGGCGGCATCAGCGTCGACGGCGCCCTGCGCTCGGTGTCCCATCCGGAGATCTACGCGGTCGGCGACGCCGCGGCCATGACCACCCCGGCCGCCGGTCACCTGCGCATGGCCTGTGCCACCGCGCTCCCGGCCGGTTCGCACGCCGCCTCCTCGATCATCGCCGAGACACGCGGGCGGCAGCCGGAGCCGCTGCGCTTCCGCTTTGTGGTGCAGTGCGTGAGCCTGGGCCGCCGGGACGGGCTGATCCAGTTGGTGCGGGCGGACGACTCCCCGCGCGAGCGGGTGCTGCGCGGTGGCCTGGCCGCACGCACCAAGGAGCGGGTCGTGCGCTCCACGGTCAGCATGCTGCGGCTGGCGACGCGCCGCCCCGGGGCCGTGCCCCTCATCCCCGGGATGAGCTGA
- the sigJ gene encoding RNA polymerase sigma factor SigJ, whose amino-acid sequence MAELTDFEQQRDRLWAVAYRITGSVADADDAVQETWLRWQALPADEVADPRAYLTTVISRICYDLLGSARVRREAYVGPWLPEPVVAAGGPEDRVTLDESVGLALLTVLERLTPAERTAFILHDVFSVPFPEIAEVVGRSSGSVRQLASRARKRVREEAPRRSVDRGEHRRAVDAFLQAVLGGDMEGLLEILDPEVVWRSDGGGKVAAARVPVVGNEKVARFAQRLARGFDPATMVVHRCAVNDAPGLVIADRTDGQAVVFAFSVHQGLITEIDVIVNPDKLRHLDLPSL is encoded by the coding sequence ATGGCAGAGCTGACCGACTTCGAACAGCAGCGCGACCGGCTGTGGGCCGTCGCCTATCGCATCACCGGCTCGGTCGCCGACGCCGATGACGCGGTGCAGGAGACCTGGCTGCGCTGGCAGGCGCTGCCCGCGGACGAGGTCGCCGACCCCCGCGCGTATCTGACCACCGTCATCAGCCGGATCTGCTACGACCTGCTGGGATCGGCGCGGGTGCGACGCGAGGCGTACGTCGGTCCCTGGCTGCCCGAGCCGGTGGTGGCGGCCGGCGGTCCGGAGGACCGGGTGACGCTCGACGAGTCGGTGGGGCTGGCGCTGCTCACCGTGCTGGAGCGGCTGACCCCGGCGGAGCGGACCGCCTTCATCCTGCACGATGTCTTCTCGGTGCCGTTCCCCGAGATCGCCGAGGTCGTGGGCCGTAGTTCGGGTTCCGTACGGCAACTGGCCTCCCGGGCGCGCAAGCGGGTCCGGGAGGAGGCGCCGCGGCGCTCGGTGGACCGCGGGGAGCACCGGCGCGCCGTGGACGCGTTTCTCCAGGCGGTTCTGGGCGGTGACATGGAGGGGCTGCTGGAGATCCTGGATCCGGAGGTCGTCTGGCGTTCGGACGGTGGCGGCAAGGTGGCGGCGGCCCGGGTCCCGGTGGTGGGCAACGAGAAGGTGGCCCGCTTCGCCCAGCGTCTCGCCCGGGGCTTCGACCCGGCCACGATGGTGGTGCACCGTTGCGCGGTCAACGATGCCCCGGGCCTGGTCATCGCCGACCGCACGGACGGCCAGGCCGTGGTCTTCGCCTTCTCCGTGCACCAGGGTCTGATCACCGAGATCGACGTGATCGTCAACCCCGACAAGCTCCGCCACCTCGACCTGCCGAGCCTGTGA
- a CDS encoding PP2C family protein-serine/threonine phosphatase produces MVVIPLLVIGLITLGDVLAPASVRLSPLLIAAPAMTASFAGPLLTACVGLLAVGAQIVANAYEGFLGQPGRMTEVITLILVSAMIVLFRAVLDRHMRELNRVRAVADVAQRVLLRPLPVRVGPLLIASVYLAAEPGAEIGGDLYAAARTSNSTRLIIGDVRGSGLTAVADASLVLGAFRAMAHWPVPLTDLAAHLDTALSAERTEPPDKAPGAGESFVTAAVLEIPDDQPVVRLVNCGHPPPIALRDSGVKTLEGYAPALPLGLGHLVADRYHSEVFPFDEGDQLLLYTDGVIEARNSEGTFYPLVERLPGWNGAGPQHLVDRVHRDLIFHTGGHQGDDAALVVLERHGVDR; encoded by the coding sequence TTGGTCGTGATCCCCCTGCTGGTCATCGGGCTGATCACGCTCGGCGATGTGTTGGCCCCGGCGAGCGTGAGGCTCAGCCCGCTGCTGATCGCGGCCCCGGCCATGACCGCCTCGTTCGCCGGCCCCCTGCTCACGGCGTGTGTGGGGCTCCTGGCCGTCGGCGCCCAGATCGTGGCGAACGCCTATGAGGGCTTCCTCGGCCAGCCCGGGCGCATGACCGAGGTGATCACCCTGATCCTGGTCTCGGCGATGATCGTGCTGTTCCGCGCGGTCCTCGACCGGCATATGCGCGAGCTGAACCGGGTGCGGGCGGTGGCCGATGTGGCACAGCGGGTCTTGCTGCGCCCGCTTCCCGTCCGGGTCGGCCCGCTGCTGATCGCCTCGGTCTACCTCGCGGCCGAGCCGGGGGCGGAGATCGGCGGCGATCTGTACGCGGCGGCGCGTACCTCGAACAGCACCCGCCTGATCATCGGCGATGTCCGGGGCAGCGGGCTGACCGCCGTCGCGGACGCCTCCCTGGTGCTCGGCGCCTTCCGCGCGATGGCCCACTGGCCCGTACCCCTGACCGATCTGGCGGCCCACTTGGACACCGCCCTATCCGCCGAGCGGACCGAACCCCCCGACAAGGCGCCCGGGGCGGGGGAGTCGTTTGTCACCGCCGCCGTGCTGGAGATCCCCGACGACCAGCCGGTGGTCCGCCTCGTCAACTGCGGACATCCGCCGCCGATCGCGCTGCGCGACTCGGGCGTGAAGACTCTGGAGGGCTATGCGCCCGCACTGCCGCTGGGCCTCGGTCATCTGGTGGCCGACCGGTACCACAGCGAGGTCTTCCCCTTCGACGAGGGCGATCAGCTGCTGCTCTACACCGACGGGGTCATCGAGGCGCGGAACAGCGAGGGCACCTTCTATCCGCTCGTCGAACGGCTCCCCGGATGGAACGGCGCCGGCCCCCAGCACCTCGTCGACCGAGTGCACCGTGATCTGATCTTCCACACAGGCGGCCACCAGGGCGATGACGCCGCCCTGGTCGTCCTCGAACGCCACGGGGTGGATCGCTGA
- a CDS encoding ATP-dependent Clp protease ATP-binding subunit, which yields MGSGNEGPNQGPEDFGPDPLGDFLARFLGTGPAGQRPDSRHVDFGRLMSENARHLVSAAASYAAEHGSTDLDTEHLLRAALFSEPTRTMVARAGADPDRIAADIDREAGGGPPRNSVAVTPAVKRALLDAHDIARSRGSSYIGPEHVLIALAANRESTAGQILGAARFEPRAPGPPQTGGLTPSAPTTDQRPVVDQRKTPNLDRFGRDLTELAREGRIDPVIGRDEEIEQSIEVLARRGKNNPVLIGEAGVGKTAVVEGLAQRITDADVPDILLGRRVVQLDIASVVAGTRFRGDFEQRVTGIVDEIRANSDELIIFIDELHTVVGAGGGGSEGGQMDASNLLKPALARGELHVMGASTLREYRQYIEKDAALARRFQPIMVPEPTPTDAVAILHGLRDRYEAHHQVRYTDEALLAAVELSDRYLTDRFLPDKAIDLMDQAGARVRLRSSGRGTDLRALEREVEQLTRDKDQAVASESYEHATSLRDRIAELNTRIAEASGTQYHGGRVAEVTVEDIAEIVSRQTGIPVASLTQEERQRLLGLEEHLHRRVVGQEEAVAAVADAVLRARAGLADPNRPSGSFLFLGPTGVGKTELARALAEALFGSEDRMVRLDMSEYQEKHTVSRLVGAPPGYVGHEEAGQLTEAVRRQPYSLLLLDEVEKGHPDVFNILLQVLEDGRLTDAQGRTIDFKNTVIVMTSNLGSEAITGRGGPLGFGGGGDEADEAARRERVLRPLREHFRPEFLNRIDEVVIFRRLADDQLRQIADVLLEETRRRLHAQDVSVEFTPPAVEWLARHGHQPEYGARPLRRTIQREVDNPLSRMLLSGTLPAHSHVRVDVENENLAFHTQEADRAGQPGPPDQAEEPGGQAEQPDEPGGPDQPEW from the coding sequence ATGGGCAGCGGGAATGAGGGCCCGAACCAGGGCCCCGAGGACTTCGGGCCGGATCCACTCGGCGACTTCCTCGCACGCTTCCTCGGGACCGGGCCGGCCGGGCAGCGGCCCGATTCACGGCATGTCGACTTCGGCCGGCTGATGAGTGAGAACGCGCGGCATCTCGTCTCGGCCGCCGCCTCCTACGCCGCCGAACACGGCAGTACCGACCTCGACACCGAACATCTGCTGCGGGCGGCGCTCTTCTCCGAGCCCACCCGGACCATGGTCGCGCGCGCCGGAGCCGACCCCGACCGGATCGCCGCGGATATCGACCGGGAGGCGGGAGGCGGCCCGCCGCGCAACTCGGTCGCCGTCACCCCGGCCGTCAAGCGGGCATTGCTCGACGCCCATGACATAGCCCGCTCACGCGGCTCCTCGTACATCGGCCCCGAGCACGTACTGATCGCGCTCGCCGCCAACCGCGAGTCCACCGCCGGGCAGATCCTGGGCGCCGCCCGTTTCGAGCCCCGGGCCCCCGGTCCGCCCCAGACCGGCGGCCTCACGCCGAGCGCTCCTACGACCGACCAGCGGCCCGTCGTGGACCAGCGGAAGACCCCGAACCTCGACCGGTTCGGCCGCGATCTGACCGAACTGGCCCGCGAGGGGCGGATCGACCCCGTGATCGGCCGCGATGAGGAGATCGAGCAGAGCATCGAGGTGCTCGCCCGGCGCGGCAAGAACAACCCCGTCCTCATCGGCGAGGCCGGAGTCGGCAAGACGGCCGTCGTCGAAGGGCTCGCCCAGCGGATCACCGACGCCGATGTGCCGGACATCCTGCTCGGCCGCCGGGTCGTCCAGCTCGACATCGCGAGCGTCGTGGCCGGCACCCGCTTCCGCGGCGACTTCGAGCAGCGGGTCACCGGCATCGTCGATGAGATCCGCGCCAACTCCGACGAGTTGATCATCTTCATCGACGAGCTGCACACGGTCGTCGGCGCCGGCGGCGGAGGCTCCGAGGGCGGCCAGATGGACGCGAGCAATCTCCTCAAGCCCGCGCTGGCCCGCGGCGAACTGCATGTGATGGGCGCGTCCACACTCCGGGAGTACCGCCAGTACATCGAGAAGGACGCCGCGCTCGCCCGCCGCTTCCAGCCCATCATGGTCCCCGAGCCCACCCCCACGGACGCCGTCGCCATCCTGCACGGCCTCCGGGACCGCTACGAGGCCCATCACCAGGTCCGCTACACCGACGAGGCGCTGCTCGCCGCCGTCGAACTCTCCGACCGCTATCTGACCGACCGTTTCCTGCCCGACAAGGCCATCGACCTCATGGACCAGGCCGGTGCCCGGGTCCGGCTGCGCTCCAGCGGCCGTGGCACCGATCTGCGCGCCCTGGAACGGGAGGTCGAGCAGCTCACCCGGGACAAGGACCAGGCCGTCGCGTCCGAGAGCTACGAACACGCCACCTCCCTGCGGGACCGCATCGCCGAACTGAACACCCGGATCGCGGAGGCATCCGGTACGCAGTACCACGGCGGGCGCGTCGCCGAGGTCACCGTCGAGGACATCGCCGAAATCGTCTCCCGGCAGACCGGAATCCCCGTCGCCAGCCTCACCCAGGAGGAGCGCCAACGCCTGCTGGGCCTGGAGGAACACCTCCATCGGCGGGTCGTCGGGCAGGAGGAGGCCGTGGCCGCCGTGGCCGACGCGGTCCTGCGCGCCCGCGCCGGACTCGCCGACCCCAACCGCCCGAGCGGCAGCTTCCTCTTCCTCGGCCCCACCGGCGTCGGCAAGACCGAACTGGCCCGCGCACTGGCCGAGGCGCTCTTCGGCAGCGAGGACCGCATGGTCCGCCTCGACATGAGCGAGTACCAGGAGAAGCACACCGTCAGCCGGCTGGTCGGCGCGCCCCCCGGATACGTCGGGCACGAGGAGGCCGGGCAGCTCACCGAGGCGGTGCGCCGCCAGCCCTACTCCCTGCTGCTCCTGGACGAGGTGGAGAAGGGGCACCCCGATGTCTTCAACATCCTGCTCCAGGTGCTCGAGGACGGCAGGCTGACAGACGCCCAGGGCCGGACCATCGATTTCAAGAACACCGTCATCGTGATGACCAGCAACCTCGGCTCGGAAGCCATCACCGGACGCGGTGGCCCCCTGGGCTTCGGCGGCGGTGGCGACGAGGCCGACGAGGCGGCGCGCCGGGAGCGGGTGCTGCGCCCGCTGCGCGAGCACTTCCGGCCGGAGTTCCTCAACCGCATCGACGAGGTCGTCATCTTCCGCCGGCTCGCCGACGACCAGCTCCGGCAGATCGCCGATGTGCTGCTGGAGGAGACCCGGCGCCGGCTGCACGCCCAGGACGTCAGCGTGGAGTTCACCCCGCCCGCCGTCGAGTGGCTGGCCCGGCATGGACACCAGCCGGAGTACGGTGCCCGGCCGCTGCGCCGCACCATCCAGCGCGAGGTCGACAATCCGCTCTCCCGGATGCTGCTCAGCGGCACGCTGCCGGCCCACAGTCATGTCCGGGTCGATGTGGAGAACGAAAACCTGGCCTTCCACACACAGGAGGCGGACCGGGCGGGGCAGCCCGGCCCGCCGGATCAGGCGGAGGAGCCGGGGGGTCAGGCGGAGCAGCCGGACGAGCCGGGCGGGCCGGATCAGCCCGAGTGGTAG